From the genome of Triticum aestivum cultivar Chinese Spring chromosome 1A, IWGSC CS RefSeq v2.1, whole genome shotgun sequence:
GAAAAGTTGGTAAATTATTTTCTGTCACAGAATGAAATTAGGGCCTCAATTCAATGGAGAAGATGTCATTAGCACTCAGAACAAGTCTCCTATTATCATGCTTACTCATGTCTTCAAACTAATGATAGGACTGGACTGAAAAGAGTTTGCCTACACCATGCATGTTTGTCTCTTGAGAGTTGCATGTACAAATATAATCAAGGTGCAAGCCAGATCGGTCCATGATAAGTATTCACTAGGGTCACTCCTAAGCATAATGGGGCCATTGCCTATTGGCAAAGGTCACTTTTTTccaattatttctataaaacaaGTAATGAGTTGTACTAGACCTGCCTGCGTCAATCAACAATAAAGCCAATAAATTGGGAAGCACTGCATAATTCCCAGATGTTCAGTGAAGTAATGAACAGGAACTAGCGTATTTAAGGGGAATTGCATAACAACACCAGAAGATGTGTCAAACCTGAAGACAAGTAAAATAACAAAACTGCAATAAGAATTATGGTTTACCTCTTCAGCTATGCTCACAAGATCTTCCACAGTAAGCTCTATCTCATCATCAGTTGTACCTGATGATAATGCTTCTGATCCAACATTATCCGGCTTTTGTTTCTTGCTATTCTTCGGAGCAGCTCTGCCAGTCACTTTTGTGACATTCTTACGAGTTGTTTTCTCAATTTCTTCAAGTTCATCTTTGGCAGAATAATCAGCACTGTCACGCTTTCTTCTGGTCTTTTCTCTACCCTGACATCGTTGCAAAGCTCTGGAATTGCCAGCACTAAGCTCCATCTCATCATCAGTTATTCCTGATGACGATGCATCTGATCCCACATCCTCCAGCATCCGTTTCCTGCTATTCTTCGGAGCAGCTCTTCCACTAACTTTCCTCTCATTCTTACAAGTTATTTTCTCGATTTCGTCAAATTCATCTGTGACAGCACGATCAGCATCCTTGCTCTTTCTCCTGGGCTTCTCTTTACCCTGGCATCGCTGCAACGCCTTCAGCCCACCGGCATCCTCTGGATCCACAATTTTTTTCTGCCTTCTGGTGGGCTTAGCCTGATATAGAGCCCCTGACCCCTTATCAGATTCTGCCGACTGCTTATTCCGATGCTCAGTCTTTGACACCTCATTACTCGTGCAGGGTTTCATCATCCAAGGAGGTAGGCATCGCCGACTATCAGGGCATGCTTCAGCCATCCTCAAAGACAGGCCAACAGAATATACACAATGCCCTGAATTTGACTACCCAGTCTCAGTAG
Proteins encoded in this window:
- the LOC123046257 gene encoding uncharacterized protein encodes the protein MAEACPDSRRCLPPWMMKPCTSNEVSKTEHRNKQSAESDKGSGALYQAKPTRRQKKIVDPEDAGGLKALQRCQGKEKPRRKSKDADRAVTDEFDEIEKITCKNERKVSGRAAPKNSRKRMLEDVGSDASSSGITDDEMELSAGNSRALQRCQGREKTRRKRDSADYSAKDELEEIEKTTRKNVTKVTGRAAPKNSKKQKPDNVGSEALSSGTTDDEIELTVEDLVSIAEEIVNADKEKLQDIRTTKTSRYEERPPRPPVSTPTDTGGSVSSTWSTKGLMQCTAATTTDETPSECRVDKNKRHEEPECPPRIKMTGDVAEDMMNILLGPLWNSEPAAYENKPEAVVPRTVNVNLAPQRKNDWQKTVAQVQGAPVAKKKSSLKDMVAFFLD